DNA sequence from the Penaeus monodon isolate SGIC_2016 chromosome 28, NSTDA_Pmon_1, whole genome shotgun sequence genome:
NNNNNNNNNNNNNNNNNNNNNNNNNNNNNNNNNNNNNNNNNNNNNNNNNNNNNNNNNNNNNNNNNNNNNNNNNNNNNNNNNNNNNNNNNNNNNNNNNNNNNNNNNNNNNNNNNNNNNNNNNNNNNNNNNNNNNNNNNNNNNNNNNNNNNNNNNNNNNNNNNNNNNNNNNNNNNNNNNNNNNNNNNNNNNNNNNNNNNNNNNNNNNNNNNNNNNNNNNNNNNNNNNNNNNNNNNNNNNNNNNNNNNNNNNNNNNNNNNNNNNNNNNNNNNNNNNNNNNNNNNNNNNNNNNNNNNNNNNNNNNNNNNNNNNNNNNNNNNNNNNNNNNNNNNNNNNNNNNNNNNNNNNNNNNNNNNNNNNNNNNNNNNNNNNNNNNNNNNNNNNNNNNNAGCCTNNNNNNNNNNNNNNNNNNNNNNNNNNNNNNNNNNNNNNNNNNNNNNNNNNNNNNNNNNNNNNNNNNNNNNNNNNNNNNNNNNNNNNNNNNNNNNNNNNNNNNNNNNNNNNNNNNNNNNNNNNNNNNNNNNNNNNNNNNNNNNNNNNNNNNNNNNNNNNNNNNNNNNNNNNNNNNNNNNNNNNNNNNNNNNNNNNNNNNNNNNNNNNNNNNNNNNNNNNNNNNNNNNNNNNNNNNNNNNNNNNNNNNNNNNNNNNNNNNNNNNNNNNNNNNNNNNNNNNNNNNNNNNNNNNNNNNNNNNNNNNNNNNNNNNNNNNNNNNNNNNNacggagatgggggggggggcgaacgctactgcNNNNNNNNNNNNNNNNNNNNNNNNNNNNNNNNNNNNNNNNNNNNNNNNNNNNNNNNNNNNNNNNNNNNNNNNNNNNNNNNNNNNNNNNNNNNNNNNNNNNNNNNNNNNNNNNNNNNNNNNNNNNNNNNNNNNNNNTCAAATATGNNNNNNNNNNNNNNNNNNNNNNNNNNNNNNNNNNNNNNNNNNNNNNNNNNNNNNNNNNNNNNNNNNNNNNNNNNNNNNNNNNNNNNNNNNNNNNNNNNNNNNNNNNNNNNNNNNNNNNNNNNNNNNNNNNNNNNNNNNNNNNNNNNNNNNNNNNNNNNNNNNNNNNNNNNNNNNNNNNNNNNNNNNNNNNNNNNNNNNNNNNNNNNNNNNNNNNNNNNNNNNNNNNNNNNNNCAGCNNNNNNNNNNNNNNNNNNNNNNNNNNNNNNNNNNNNNNNNNNNNNNNNNNNNNNNNNNNNNNNNNNNNNNNNNNNNNNNNNNNNNNNNNNNNNNNNNNNNNNNNNNNNNNNNNNNNNNNNNNNNNNNNNNNNNNNNNNNNNNNNNNNNNNNNNNNNNNNNNNNNNNNNNNNNNNNNNNNNNNNNNNNNNNNNNNNNNNNNNNNNNNNNNNNNNNNNNNNNNNNNNNNNNNNNNNNNNNNNNNNNNNNNNNNNNNNNNNNNNNNNNNNNNNNNNNNNNNNNNNNNNNNNNNNNNNNNNNNNNNNNNNNNNNNNNNNNNNNNNNNNNNNNNNNNNNNNNNNNNNNNNNNNNNNNNNNNNNNNNNNNNNNNNNNNNNNNNNNNNNNNNNNNNNNNNNNNNNNNNNNNNNNNNNNNNNNNNNNNNNNNNNNNNGTCGCCCTAAACAGGCTGCAACTCATCGCTGAACGCGTTTATCCAGAGGCGCAGTGCGGCTTCAGGGCCGNNNNNNNNNNNNNNNNNNNNNNNNNNNNNNNNNNNNNNNNNNNNNNNNNNNNNNNNNNNNNNNNNNNNNNNNNNNNNNNNNNNNNNNNNNNNNNNNNNNNNNNNNNNNNNNATTGTTTGCCCTCCTCCAGCGGATTGGATGTCCCCCAAAGCTCTTGAGCTTGATCGTGTATTTCCATCAAGACATGAGCGGGACCGTTCAGTTCGACGGATCATGCTCAGAACCCTTCGTAATAAAAAATGCCGTGAAGCAGGGATGCGTCCTTGCCCCGACCCTTTTCGGCAtccttttctctttgctcctgTCATACGCCTTCAAGGACTCTGACGACGGCGTCTTCATCCACACCAGGAGCAGCGGAGGTCTCTTCAACTTGGCGCGTCTACaggcaaagacaaaaatacagaggGTGCTCGTCAGGGAAATACTTTTTGCCGACGATGCTGGCCTTGACGCCCACTGCAGCGACTCATCGACCGCTTTTCAACCTCCTGTGCAGAATTTGGTCTCAACATCAGCCTGAGGAAGACTAAGGTCATGGGCCAAGACGTCAGTAGTGCCCCCAGCATCTCCATCGGTGACCACACCCTCGAGGTGGGTAAAAGTTCATCTATCTCGGGTCTACCATCTCCAGCAACCTCTCCCTTGATGCAGAGCTGAACACCAGGATCGGCAAGGCAGCGACCACGATGACCCGTCTGACGAAGCGAGTGTGGATAACGCCATGCTCACCACCAACNNNNNNNNNNNNNNNNNNNNNNNNNNNNNNNNNNNNNNNNNNNNNNNNNNNNNNNNNNNNNNNNNNNNNNNNNNNNNNNNNNNNNNNNNNNNNNNNNNNNNNNNNNNNNNNNNNNNNNNNNNNNNNNNNNNNNNNNNNNNNNNNNNNNNNNNNNNNNNNNNNNNNNNNNNNNNNNNNNNNNNNNNNNNNNNNNNNNNNNNNNNNNNNNNNNNNNNNNNNNNNNNNNNNNNNNNNNNNNNNNNNNNNNNNNNNNNNNNNNNNNNNNNNNNNNNNNNNNNNNNNNNNNNNNNNGCCACTGGCACTAGATCCACAGGACGCCCGGCCCTCCGTTACAAGGACGTATGTAAGCGCGACCTGAAGGCTGGTGGCTTCAACCCCTCTGACCTGGAGATAGCCGCCACGAACCGCTCCGGCTGGCGATCCACCCCCCGGGATGTCGTCAAGGAGGCAGAGGACATGAGAGACGCCCGATGGGGAGAGAGGCATCTCCGAAAGCAACAGTGGCTGCAATCGGCCCAACTACATACACAGGAGCCGGCCTTCACTTGCAGCAGATGCGGCAGACCATGTGGTTCTCGTATCGGCCTGTACAGCCACAGCCGACGTTGcagctcccctttttctttttcttagaccCTCAGCGCACTTAGCCATGATCTCACGAGATCGACGGNNNNNNNNNNNNNNNNNNNNNNNNNNNNNNNNNNNNNNNNNNNNNNNNNNNNNNNNNNNNNNNNNNNNNNNNNNNNNNNNNNNNNNNNNNNNNNNNNNNNNNNNNNNNNNNNNNNNNNNNNNNNNNNNNNNNNNNNNNNNNNNNNNNNNNNNNNNNNNNNNNNNNNNNNNNNNNNNNNNNNNNNNTCCGACCTCTCCGTCAAAGCAGTTTTAAATTCAACGAGCCAGAGAGCGTGATCTACGCAGCTTTCGATCAGTTTACtgttattttcctctcttataGAAATTCAGATTCCAAGCCATTCCGTTATGTGAGAATTAGCAGATATGGTAATTTCTGAAACGTTTTAGTGATGTTTCAAGGAGCTTCAGATTTAACTAAAAGTGTTCTTACACATTACTACCTGTTTGTCCATGCGAGTGTAAGGAGTCGAAATTAAATCCatttgcttatttcatttttggtatgattattcttttctaattttcataTCGGTTATATATGAGTAATTCGGAAGATTATTGAAGAAATTACTTAAATAGAGAATAAATTATAGAATTCTCAGTCGTGAAATACGTTCGTAGCCAAAGGTTttaaagaaaacaagtaaaagtaaaaagtagaGTAAAATGAAACATGGACTAAAGAGCCATTATAAGTTTGTTTTAGAATGTGATAAAATAGCCATGATATTTCCAACTGTATCTgggaaaaataaatcttatttaATATTTGTTACTTGATGTAGGAAGAAATAAACTCTAAAGTCTCATTGATAGAAGTTTTATTATCGAAATATAGGAATATGATTTGTTGAGGTGTAAGAAGCCATGGTTTACCGTCCATATcctggaaaataagaaaaacaaatgaaataaataagcaACATTGCGAACTACCTTTAGCTTAGaaaagaatatgtgtatgtggaATACAATACTttacctccaaatccacctccgaaCCCTCCGTGTCCGCCTCCGAATCCTCCGAAACCTCCACCGAAGCCTCTGTGTCCACCTGCGGAAATGtcaaattttatatgaatacttCTGTTTATATACAAGTTCATATGATCACCAGTCGTAGTACCAAATACTCGGTTATTTCAAATTCAAGGAATTAGTATTACCTCCAAATCCACCCCCGAATCCTCCGCCGCTGAATCCACCGAATTTTCCACCACCAAATCCACCAAAGCGTCCACCAAATCCACCTCCACCGAAGTGACCAGCGGCGGCGAAGGTGACCACGAGGGCCAGGACCATGATGGTGAAGAGTGCGCGGACctaaatgaaaatcatgatatatCAAAGTTGAATCGTACTTATGGGAAGGTCAACAACgaaagttcgattttttttttttttactcaaaacgAACATATAAGAGGTTAAAAGTATCTCATGTTGACCAACCATACTGAGTGTTGAGACGTTGAGAGGCAACTGCCAACACGCCGGTGGAGCGGAAGCTTTATACTCCCTCAGCCCAGGAAAACCGAGGAGGCGGCGGCCTTGGGTTCCGCCGAGTCACTCCACGAATCCTGACGGGGGAAAATATGCAGCGCGCATAACAGTGAACGAGGAACAATTAGAGGAAAGTATNNNNNNNNNNNNNNNNNNNNNNNNNNNNNNNNNNNNNNNNNNNNNNNNNNNNNNNNNNNNNNNNNNNNNNNNNNNNNNNNNNNNNNTTGTGGAAGGACTGTGATCTGTGAT
Encoded proteins:
- the LOC119590954 gene encoding ctenidin-1-like, whose amino-acid sequence is MVRALFTIMVLALVVTFAAAGHFGGGGFGGRFGGFGGGKFGGFSGGGFGGGFGGGHRGFGGGFGGFGGGHGGFGGGFGGYGR